Proteins encoded by one window of Macaca fascicularis isolate 582-1 chromosome 10, T2T-MFA8v1.1:
- the MAFB gene encoding transcription factor MafB, translated as MAAELSMGPELPTSPLAMEYVNDFDLLKFDVKKEPLGRAERPGRPCTRLQPAGSVSSTPLSTPCSSVPSSPSFSPTEQKTHLEDLYWMASNYQQMNPEALNLTPEDAVEALIGSHPVPQPLQSFDSFRGAHHHHHHHHPHPHHAYPGAGVAHDELGPHAHPHHHHHHQASPPPSSAASPAQQLPTSHPGPGPHATASATAAGGNGSVEDRFSDDQLVSMSVRELNRHLRGFTKDEVIRLKQKRRTLKNRGYAQSCRYKRVQQKHHLENEKTQLIQQVEQLKQEVSRLARERDAYKVKCEKLANSGFREAGSTSDSPSSPEFFL; from the coding sequence ATGGCCGCGGAGCTGAGCATGGGGCCAGAGCTGCCCACCAGCCCGCTGGCCATGGAGTATGTCAACGACTTCGACCTGCTCAAGTTCGACGTGAAGAAGGAGCCCCTGGGGCGGGCGGAGCGTCCGGGCAGGCCCTGCACGCGCCTGCAGCCAGCCGGCTCGGTGTCCTCCACACCGCTCAGCACTCCGTGTAGCTCCGTGCCCTCGTCGCCCAGCTTCAGCCCGACCGAACAGAAGACACACCTCGAGGATCTGTACTGGATGGCGAGCAACTACCAGCAGATGAACCCCGAGGCGCTCAACCTGACGCCCGAGGACGCGGTGGAAGCGCTCATCGGCTCGCACCCAGTGCCACAGCCGCTGCAAAGCTTCGACAGCTTTCGCGGcgctcaccaccaccaccatcaccaccaccctcaCCCGCACCACGCGTACCCGGGCGCTGGCGTGGCCCACGACGAGCTGGGTCCGCACGCTCACCcgcaccatcaccatcatcaccaagCGTCACCGCCGCCGTCCAGCGCCGCTAGCCCGGCGCAACAGCTGCCCACTAGCCACCCTGGGCCCGGGCCGCACGCGACGGCCTCGGCGACGGCGGCGGGCGGTAACGGCAGCGTGGAGGACCGCTTCTCCGACGATCAGCTCGTGTCCATGTCCGTGCGCGAGCTGAACCGCCACCTGCGGGGCTTCACCAAGGACGAGGTGATCCGCCTGAAGCAGAAGCGGCGGACCCTGAAGAACCGGGGCTACGCCCAGTCTTGCAGGTATAAACGCGTCCAGCAGAAGCACCACCTGGAGAATGAGAAGACGCAGCTCATTCAGCAGGTGGAGCAGCTTAAGCAGGAGGTGTCCCGGCTGGCCCGCGAGAGAGACGCCTACAAGGTCAAGTGCGAGAAACTCGCCAACTCCGGCTTCAGGGAGGCGGGCTCCACCAGCGACAGCCCCTCCTCTCCCGAGTTCTTTCTGTGA